Proteins encoded together in one Planctomycetaceae bacterium window:
- a CDS encoding thioredoxin domain-containing protein: MTSHTTTTTEIQWLPWGPEAFERASREGKLILLDSGATWCHWCHVMDRETYEDGQVIELVNERFIPVRIDRDRLPDVDAHFQRANPILRSSGAGWPLTVLVTPEGHALFKATFLPPRAGDRGIGAGLVDVLQKLDEYWRANRQQLAQAGQQTTEYTIEQLNDAYSRPGPLDGEIVDEIVEGIKDSYDPRHGGFGDAPKFFVASALELLMARAWAGDDPAQEMVERTLTMMARGGVYDQLGGGFHRYSVDERWHVPHFEKMGYDNAALLRVYADAYALTGREDFARVVRETLGWVAEDLTAWQESGEHSSMGVSPMSTTGVPPVEGKNMGATGATHNSVVRVPDRSGSGMHGRDAHATQQEHGRDARATQQEHGRDARATHGQDARATGAVAGFYASQDADLDGDDGDFFTWTIDEIHEAIGPQPVQADTIIAWYDVDEVGDVHTRPGRNVLHEPRTLDQFARLTQRDAAELRELVAQGKAALQIVRRQRRAPAIDKTIFADINGMLIDAHLHAAARLGLTEPRRTALAALDALLETHRDERGVFGHFRNHEGLQGVGRLEDQAWMLRALIGAYAATASERYLDAAQRAAQYIMKELTAQDGGLLSAPAVSQPSPAAVAPQRAWEDAPVRSAASVAAQAMIDLGRLTGRQEYSQAGAAALGSFAGRAQRGFGTFLAGYAQAVDQHLNGPRTITVVGAVDDARTGELLAAARRAYVPGDLVLSVDPGQAASLERLGVKAAEGPAAYVCRAGSCLPPAKSVEELCQRLEQLKQ; this comes from the coding sequence ATGACCTCCCACACGACCACCACAACGGAAATTCAATGGCTGCCCTGGGGACCCGAGGCGTTCGAGCGCGCCTCGCGCGAGGGAAAGCTGATCCTGCTCGACAGCGGGGCCACCTGGTGCCACTGGTGCCATGTCATGGACCGCGAAACGTACGAGGACGGACAGGTCATCGAACTGGTCAACGAGCGGTTCATCCCCGTTCGGATCGACCGCGACCGCCTGCCCGACGTCGACGCGCACTTTCAGCGGGCCAACCCCATCCTGCGATCATCCGGCGCCGGCTGGCCGCTGACGGTGCTGGTGACGCCGGAAGGGCACGCGCTGTTCAAGGCCACCTTCCTGCCCCCGCGCGCGGGCGATCGCGGGATCGGGGCGGGCCTGGTGGACGTGCTGCAAAAGCTTGACGAGTACTGGCGGGCCAATCGTCAGCAGCTTGCCCAGGCCGGGCAACAGACTACCGAGTACACCATCGAGCAGCTCAACGACGCGTACAGCCGCCCGGGCCCGCTCGACGGCGAGATCGTCGACGAGATCGTCGAAGGCATCAAGGACAGCTACGACCCGCGGCATGGAGGGTTCGGCGACGCGCCGAAGTTCTTCGTGGCCTCGGCGCTGGAGCTGCTGATGGCGCGGGCGTGGGCGGGCGACGATCCGGCGCAGGAGATGGTCGAGCGGACGCTGACGATGATGGCCCGCGGCGGCGTGTACGACCAGCTCGGCGGGGGGTTCCACCGCTACAGCGTCGATGAACGTTGGCACGTGCCGCACTTCGAGAAGATGGGCTACGACAATGCGGCCCTGCTGCGGGTCTATGCCGATGCGTACGCTCTGACCGGCCGCGAGGACTTTGCCCGCGTGGTGCGCGAGACGCTGGGGTGGGTGGCGGAGGATCTGACGGCTTGGCAGGAGTCGGGGGAGCATAGTAGCATGGGCGTCTCGCCCATGAGTACCACGGGCGTCCCGCCCGTGGAGGGAAAGAACATGGGCGCGACGGGTGCCACGCACAACTCCGTTGTGCGTGTCCCTGACCGTTCAGGTTCAGGGATGCATGGGCGGGACGCCCATGCCACACAGCAAGAGCATGGGCGAGATGCCCGTGCTACACAGCAAGAGCATGGGCGAGACGCCCGTGCGACTCACGGGCAAGATGCCCGTGCTACGGGGGCAGTCGCGGGGTTCTACGCCAGCCAGGACGCCGATCTTGACGGTGACGACGGTGACTTCTTCACCTGGACCATTGACGAAATTCACGAGGCGATCGGGCCCCAGCCGGTGCAGGCGGACACGATCATCGCCTGGTATGACGTGGACGAAGTCGGCGACGTACATACCCGACCCGGCCGCAACGTTCTCCATGAGCCCCGAACCCTCGATCAGTTCGCCCGCCTGACGCAACGCGACGCGGCAGAACTGCGCGAGCTGGTGGCCCAGGGCAAGGCGGCCCTGCAGATCGTCCGCCGCCAGCGGCGAGCGCCGGCGATCGACAAGACGATCTTCGCCGACATCAACGGCATGTTGATCGACGCGCACCTGCACGCGGCGGCGCGGCTGGGGCTGACCGAGCCGCGCCGGACCGCCTTGGCGGCGCTGGACGCACTGCTGGAGACGCACCGCGACGAGCGAGGCGTCTTCGGACACTTCCGCAACCACGAGGGGCTGCAGGGCGTCGGGCGGCTGGAGGACCAGGCCTGGATGCTCCGGGCGCTGATCGGCGCCTATGCCGCTACCGCCAGCGAGCGATACCTCGACGCCGCACAGCGGGCCGCTCAGTACATCATGAAGGAATTGACAGCCCAGGACGGGGGGCTGCTCAGCGCGCCGGCGGTGAGCCAGCCGTCCCCGGCGGCAGTGGCGCCGCAGCGGGCGTGGGAAGACGCCCCGGTCCGCAGCGCCGCTTCGGTGGCCGCCCAGGCAATGATCGACCTGGGGCGCCTGACGGGGCGGCAGGAGTATTCGCAGGCCGGCGCCGCGGCGCTGGGCAGCTTTGCCGGACGGGCGCAGCGAGGCTTTGGCACGTTTCTGGCCGGCTACGCCCAGGCGGTCGATCAGCACCTCAACGGCCCGCGGACGATTACTGTCGTCGGGGCGGTGGATGACGCCAGAACAGGCGAGTTGCTGGCGGCGGCGCGAAGAGCCTATGTTCCCGGCGACCTGGTGCTGTCGGTGGACCCCGGCCAGGCCGCATCGCTGGAGCGGTTGGGGGTGAAAGCTGCGGAAGGTCCGGCGGCATATGTTTGCCGGGCCGGCTCGTGTTTGCCTCCGGCAAAGAGCGTCGAGGAGTTGTGCCAGCGGCTGGAACAACTGAAGCAGTAG
- a CDS encoding dual specificity protein phosphatase family protein, whose protein sequence is MLTFRAFAKAVPVWLWLPVALGALVAGGYYGIWQPIEHHYLPRNWGVVEEGWIYRSGEMPSGLIRDALAENKIKVLITLVAQDPQDPEQIALERAVKELAIDLKRFPMQGDGTPGEADQSQGIAKYADAVAAIAQARREGKPVLVQCGAGTHRTGGIVATYRMLVQRMPASYAYAELCDYGWNPAKHGDLLKFLNPAMGAIAAKLVELGVIPEVPKPLPVLGPS, encoded by the coding sequence ATGCTGACTTTCCGTGCGTTCGCAAAGGCTGTGCCCGTCTGGCTGTGGTTGCCCGTTGCACTGGGGGCCTTGGTTGCGGGGGGCTATTACGGCATATGGCAGCCAATCGAACATCACTATCTGCCCCGCAATTGGGGCGTGGTGGAAGAAGGTTGGATCTATCGCAGTGGGGAAATGCCCAGCGGTCTGATTCGCGACGCACTCGCTGAGAACAAGATCAAGGTCTTGATCACGCTGGTCGCTCAGGACCCGCAGGACCCAGAGCAGATCGCCTTGGAGCGGGCCGTGAAGGAACTTGCGATCGACCTGAAACGGTTCCCCATGCAAGGCGATGGCACGCCCGGCGAAGCCGATCAAAGTCAGGGTATTGCCAAGTACGCCGACGCGGTGGCCGCCATCGCCCAGGCCCGGCGCGAAGGCAAACCGGTGCTTGTGCAGTGCGGTGCCGGCACGCACCGCACGGGCGGAATAGTGGCCACCTATCGCATGTTGGTCCAGCGCATGCCAGCCAGCTATGCGTATGCCGAGTTGTGCGATTACGGCTGGAACCCCGCTAAGCACGGAGACCTGCTGAAGTTCCTCAATCCGGCCATGGGCGCCATTGCCGCAAAGTTGGTCGAATTGGGTGTGATCCCGGAGGTTCCCAAGCCGCTGCCGGTGCTTGGCCCGAGTTAG
- a CDS encoding HAMP domain-containing sensor histidine kinase, with translation MKPLSLRTRLTLLTISILIIVIAVLSIVAYRELRESLIRISSPLLLKHALHEMDEFLRLLWILGSSLLLAAAVLTAASVWWTMRPIRMTADRLHGVTHRNLGGEHLDHLAVPAELVPFVSAVQGMLARINDGVKAQKRFIADASHELRTPLALAKSTIQTVRMKRRTAEEYDAALDELLTDVDRLNRLVGQLLDLARMDENTPPPLQDVEIEPLLQGLPQIRARQDQAADRIVLHIQSPLPPIKAHAAELESLFGNLIDNALKHGPRSGRVTITAGAEPGAILVAVKDEGGQIPADQIGKLFDRFYRPDASRSSATGGCGLGLSIANEIAKRHGGDIQMTSSPSEGTVVSVRLPAVRRS, from the coding sequence ATGAAGCCGCTGTCCCTGCGAACGCGCCTGACGCTGCTGACGATCAGCATTCTGATCATCGTCATCGCCGTCCTGTCGATCGTGGCGTATCGCGAGCTTCGCGAGTCGCTGATCCGGATCTCCAGCCCCCTCCTGCTCAAACATGCCCTGCATGAAATGGATGAGTTCCTGCGACTGCTGTGGATCCTGGGCTCCAGCCTGCTGCTGGCGGCCGCCGTCCTGACGGCCGCCTCCGTCTGGTGGACCATGCGTCCCATCCGCATGACGGCGGACCGCCTGCACGGCGTCACCCACCGCAACCTCGGGGGCGAGCATCTGGACCATCTGGCCGTCCCGGCCGAACTGGTGCCTTTCGTCAGCGCGGTCCAGGGGATGCTGGCGAGAATCAACGACGGGGTCAAGGCGCAAAAGCGGTTCATCGCCGACGCCTCGCACGAGCTGCGCACGCCGCTGGCGCTGGCCAAGAGCACGATCCAGACCGTGCGCATGAAGCGCCGCACGGCCGAGGAATATGACGCTGCGCTGGATGAATTGCTGACGGACGTCGACCGCCTCAATCGCCTGGTGGGACAACTCCTGGACCTGGCCCGGATGGACGAAAACACGCCGCCGCCTCTGCAGGACGTCGAGATCGAGCCGCTCCTTCAGGGTCTGCCCCAGATCCGTGCCCGACAAGATCAGGCCGCGGACCGGATCGTTCTGCACATCCAGAGCCCTTTGCCGCCGATCAAGGCCCATGCGGCGGAACTGGAAAGTCTGTTCGGAAACCTTATCGATAACGCGCTCAAGCACGGTCCCCGGAGCGGACGGGTCACAATCACCGCCGGTGCCGAGCCCGGGGCCATTCTGGTTGCGGTCAAAGACGAGGGCGGACAGATTCCTGCCGATCAAATCGGCAAGCTGTTCGACCGCTTCTACCGCCCCGACGCGTCGCGTTCCAGCGCCACCGGCGGCTGTGGGCTGGGACTGTCCATCGCCAACGAGATCGCCAAACGCCATGGCGGCGACATTCAAATGACCTCGTCGCCGTCGGAGGGAACCGTTGTGTCGGTGCGCCTGCCGGCAGTTCGCCGCTCATGA
- a CDS encoding response regulator transcription factor has translation MRLLIVEDEARLARNIASVLREKAGFAVDISYDGQDGLHQARGNPYDLIILDLMLPKLDGLALLRHIRREGLRVPVLILTARSGAENVVQGLDVGSDDYLTKPFEMAELLARCRALIRRSYDRPDPVLRAGGLEIDSRSHAVKQQDAAHLLPAMEYRLLELLAMRSGQIVSKEEILDHLYDFDAERFSNVIEVYICSLRKRFGSTIIKTLRGQGYVLEDPTP, from the coding sequence GTGCGACTGCTGATTGTTGAAGACGAGGCCCGGCTGGCGAGGAATATCGCCTCGGTCCTTCGCGAGAAGGCCGGCTTTGCCGTGGACATCTCCTACGACGGGCAGGACGGCCTGCACCAGGCCCGCGGGAATCCGTACGACCTGATTATCCTGGACCTGATGCTCCCCAAGCTCGACGGCCTGGCGCTGCTGCGACATATTCGCCGCGAGGGTCTGCGAGTTCCCGTGCTGATCCTGACGGCCAGGAGCGGCGCCGAGAACGTCGTGCAGGGTCTGGATGTCGGCAGCGACGACTACCTGACCAAACCGTTCGAAATGGCCGAGTTGCTCGCTCGCTGCCGGGCGCTGATCCGCCGCTCCTATGACCGCCCGGACCCCGTGCTCCGCGCCGGCGGCCTCGAGATCGACTCCCGCAGCCACGCCGTGAAACAGCAGGATGCGGCCCACCTGCTGCCGGCCATGGAGTACCGCCTGCTGGAACTTCTGGCAATGCGGTCGGGCCAGATCGTCTCGAAAGAAGAGATCCTCGATCATCTTTATGATTTTGACGCCGAGCGGTTTTCCAACGTCATCGAGGTCTACATCTGTTCGCTGCGCAAGCGGTTCGGCAGCACGATCATCAAGACCTTGCGCGGGCAGGGGTACGTGCTGGAGGATCCGACGCCATGA
- a CDS encoding tyrosine-protein phosphatase produces MKLDRHFWFWAVPVAAVVAAVICWEVWIEDYPVRQFGVVEKGVLYRSGQPTEEGWRRLWDGYKIHTVINLREEEPDQDWCKLERDFCAANGIRYVNMSIGPEHVDGDQLQALLQIIADPKCRPVLVHCELGKARTGVVVAAYRIAAQHWSADEAVRESRRYKPNMDPAYIAYLWSLSKSCQR; encoded by the coding sequence ATGAAGCTCGACCGACATTTCTGGTTCTGGGCTGTCCCTGTCGCGGCCGTGGTGGCCGCGGTGATCTGCTGGGAAGTCTGGATCGAGGACTATCCCGTCAGGCAGTTTGGCGTCGTCGAAAAGGGTGTGCTGTATCGCAGCGGGCAACCTACCGAGGAAGGTTGGCGGCGGTTGTGGGACGGCTATAAAATTCACACCGTCATCAATCTGCGGGAGGAAGAGCCCGACCAGGACTGGTGCAAACTTGAACGGGATTTTTGCGCCGCAAACGGTATCCGCTACGTGAACATGTCGATCGGCCCCGAGCACGTGGATGGCGATCAGCTACAAGCCCTTCTGCAGATCATTGCCGATCCCAAGTGCCGTCCGGTGCTGGTTCACTGCGAACTGGGTAAGGCTCGCACGGGCGTGGTCGTGGCGGCGTACCGCATCGCCGCGCAGCATTGGTCGGCCGATGAAGCGGTCCGGGAATCCCGGCGATATAAACCGAACATGGATCCGGCGTATATCGCCTACTTGTGGAGTCTCTCCAAGAGCTGCCAGCGGTAG
- a CDS encoding metallophosphoesterase, producing the protein MRMPAVALATMLMISWSAPAAEPASAPAVVGGKVFQDANGNGKADAGEPGIAGVRVTDGVQFVTTGGDGSYSIRIADDPTFRHKPAQTVGVCWPSGTWPTNPWWVRLSDIKDASAVNFALRQVEQKVPFVFLHMTDPHEFFNQGNPDFLEWMNAMAPDVKFMIDTGDSYRPKDIEKPYRLTFITTVGNHDTWESATPNPNPDEDGYGPFTKRLGPVRWSFDCAGVHFVGVDVIEDHKPAAMIDWLTKDLAAIKKGTRVVLSYHYPDPGGDARFVKLLRDYKVELILGGHSHTYAFSTQGPAPLLAAYHWQPPGTCNVLAVSEKSIDHAVYCLGCRWKAKQIGVHSRRCPIVDRTALSAVKAQLGTEHAVASGPLDAVKTIPLTHPHVYVQAKIALSSAKRITLRLGAADKPVEIVYTGDRLIVDGADYPFSPRPPQKTLDVIFVTQDNMLTLWANNFFFIPKRTEMTQATALTLQADGGAASIESMSVQEIKPAGAAAGAGQ; encoded by the coding sequence ATGCGCATGCCCGCCGTCGCGCTTGCGACAATGTTGATGATCTCATGGTCCGCCCCGGCGGCAGAACCGGCGTCGGCCCCGGCTGTCGTGGGGGGGAAGGTCTTTCAGGACGCCAACGGCAACGGCAAGGCTGATGCAGGCGAACCAGGCATCGCCGGCGTGCGCGTCACCGACGGCGTGCAGTTCGTCACCACCGGGGGCGACGGATCGTACTCGATCCGCATCGCCGACGATCCGACCTTCCGCCACAAGCCCGCCCAGACGGTCGGCGTGTGCTGGCCCAGCGGCACGTGGCCGACCAACCCGTGGTGGGTCCGCCTGAGCGACATCAAAGACGCCTCGGCCGTCAACTTCGCCCTGCGCCAGGTGGAGCAGAAAGTTCCGTTCGTCTTCCTGCACATGACCGACCCGCACGAGTTCTTCAACCAGGGCAACCCGGACTTCCTGGAGTGGATGAACGCCATGGCGCCGGACGTGAAGTTCATGATCGACACCGGCGACAGCTATCGCCCCAAGGACATCGAGAAGCCCTACCGGCTCACGTTCATCACGACCGTGGGCAACCACGACACGTGGGAGTCGGCCACGCCCAACCCCAACCCGGACGAGGACGGCTATGGACCGTTCACCAAGCGCCTTGGTCCGGTGCGTTGGAGCTTCGACTGCGCGGGCGTCCACTTCGTCGGCGTCGACGTGATCGAGGATCACAAGCCCGCGGCGATGATCGACTGGCTGACCAAGGACCTTGCCGCTATCAAGAAGGGTACGCGAGTTGTACTGTCGTATCATTACCCCGACCCCGGCGGGGACGCTCGGTTCGTCAAGCTCCTGCGCGACTACAAGGTCGAGCTCATCCTCGGCGGGCACAGCCACACCTATGCCTTCTCCACCCAAGGCCCCGCGCCGCTGCTGGCGGCGTATCACTGGCAGCCGCCGGGCACCTGCAATGTACTGGCCGTCTCCGAAAAGAGCATCGACCACGCCGTCTACTGCCTGGGCTGCCGGTGGAAGGCCAAGCAGATAGGCGTCCACTCGCGCCGCTGCCCGATCGTCGACCGCACGGCCCTGTCCGCCGTCAAGGCACAATTGGGGACAGAGCACGCCGTCGCGTCCGGGCCGCTCGATGCCGTCAAGACAATCCCGCTGACCCATCCGCACGTCTACGTGCAGGCCAAGATCGCCCTAAGCAGCGCCAAGCGAATCACCCTGCGCCTGGGCGCCGCGGACAAGCCGGTCGAGATCGTCTACACGGGCGACCGCCTGATCGTCGACGGGGCGGATTACCCCTTCTCCCCGCGGCCGCCGCAGAAGACGCTGGATGTGATCTTCGTCACGCAGGACAACATGCTGACGCTCTGGGCCAACAACTTCTTCTTCATTCCCAAGCGCACCGAGATGACGCAGGCGACTGCCCTGACGCTCCAGGCCGACGGCGGCGCCGCCAGTATCGAGTCGATGAGCGTGCAGGAGATCAAGCCCGCCGGCGCCGCTGCGGGCGCCGGTCAGTAG
- the mqnC gene encoding cyclic dehypoxanthinyl futalosine synthase: protein MSPAGQRLDRAEALNLLENGRTADLMARADAVRRHLHGRRTFFVHSLNLNPTNVCENHCELCAFWREKDAPDAYLLSLDQAGQILRAAAGLGLTEVHIVGGVRAELNLEYYRSLIALSRRVLPRAIVQGLTAVEVQYLARLERLCVTEVLETLRQAGLAALPGGGAEIFAPHVRRKICSQKISADEWLAVHEAAHRLSMPTNVTMLLGHLESPADIIDHLQRVRDLQDRTGGFKAFIALPFHPARTHLDVSRGPGGHAVARVVAVARLFLDNIPHLRVLANYMDRRLLAVLAQAGGVDDVGGTSLDERIVRAAGAPTDRRCTTPAEMAGALAELGLEMVLTNSAYTTVGETAPRGPIAPVHRPVPTLVHQALDRARAGQRLSAADAVLLHDHAPVQQLGLLADRRRRQRVPGNAVTFVLDRNISFSNVCQAACRFCAFHVAPGSPGSFTLTIEQIVEKVAQARARGATQILLQGGLNPDLDLAFYERMLAAIKARHDVWLHCLSPAEVHYAAGRAGVSLREALQRLRAAGLDSLPGGGAEILSQAVRQRVSPGKISAADWLAVMSAAHELGMKTTATMVYGLGETTAQRVEHLIALRDLQDRTGGFTAFIPWSFQPHATRLPLPAPTAVDYLRIVALARLVLDNIPHLQAGTLTEGPEVAQLALSYGADDFGGVLMEERVIAATGAGYHVSVEDIAALIGETGMTPVQRTTQYETVRVY from the coding sequence ATGAGCCCCGCCGGCCAGCGCCTGGATCGCGCCGAAGCCCTGAACCTGCTCGAGAACGGCCGGACCGCCGACCTGATGGCCCGTGCCGATGCCGTCCGGCGCCACCTTCACGGGCGCAGGACGTTTTTCGTCCACAGCCTCAACCTCAACCCCACCAACGTCTGTGAAAACCATTGCGAGCTCTGCGCCTTCTGGCGAGAGAAGGACGCCCCCGACGCCTACCTGTTGAGCCTGGACCAGGCCGGGCAGATTCTCCGCGCCGCCGCCGGGCTGGGCCTGACCGAGGTACACATCGTCGGCGGCGTCAGGGCGGAGTTGAACCTGGAATACTACCGCTCGCTGATCGCCCTGTCGCGGCGCGTGCTGCCACGGGCGATCGTGCAGGGCCTGACGGCTGTGGAAGTGCAGTATCTCGCCCGCCTCGAACGCCTTTGCGTGACGGAGGTGCTCGAGACCCTGCGGCAGGCGGGGCTGGCGGCGCTGCCCGGCGGCGGGGCCGAAATCTTCGCCCCCCATGTCCGCCGGAAGATCTGCTCGCAGAAGATTTCGGCCGACGAATGGTTAGCCGTCCACGAGGCCGCCCATCGCCTGTCCATGCCCACCAACGTCACGATGCTCCTGGGGCACCTGGAAAGCCCCGCCGACATTATCGATCACCTTCAGCGCGTGCGGGACCTGCAGGACCGCACCGGCGGATTCAAGGCGTTTATCGCTCTGCCGTTTCATCCGGCACGGACTCACCTGGACGTGTCGCGCGGGCCCGGAGGGCATGCTGTCGCCCGGGTGGTGGCCGTGGCGAGGCTCTTTCTGGACAACATCCCTCACCTGCGCGTGCTGGCCAACTACATGGACCGCCGCCTGCTGGCGGTCCTGGCACAGGCCGGGGGCGTCGACGACGTCGGCGGCACGAGCCTGGACGAACGCATCGTCCGCGCCGCCGGCGCGCCCACGGACCGCCGGTGTACCACGCCGGCTGAAATGGCCGGCGCCCTGGCGGAGTTGGGCCTCGAGATGGTCCTGACCAACAGCGCCTACACGACCGTCGGCGAAACAGCGCCGCGCGGACCCATCGCGCCGGTTCACCGCCCAGTGCCAACCCTCGTGCACCAGGCCCTGGACCGCGCCCGCGCCGGCCAGCGCCTCTCGGCCGCCGATGCCGTTCTATTGCACGACCACGCGCCCGTGCAGCAACTGGGGCTGCTGGCCGACCGCAGACGCAGGCAGAGGGTCCCCGGCAACGCCGTCACGTTCGTGCTCGACCGCAACATCTCCTTCAGCAACGTCTGCCAGGCCGCCTGCCGGTTCTGCGCCTTCCACGTCGCGCCGGGCTCGCCCGGGAGCTTCACGTTGACGATCGAGCAGATCGTCGAGAAAGTCGCCCAGGCCCGCGCGCGCGGCGCCACGCAGATTCTGCTCCAGGGCGGCCTCAATCCCGATCTCGACCTGGCGTTCTACGAGCGGATGCTGGCGGCGATCAAGGCCCGCCACGACGTCTGGCTGCACTGCCTCTCCCCCGCCGAGGTCCACTACGCCGCCGGGCGCGCGGGCGTCAGCCTGCGCGAGGCGCTGCAGCGCCTGCGGGCCGCCGGGCTGGACTCCCTGCCCGGCGGCGGCGCCGAGATCCTCTCCCAGGCCGTGCGCCAACGCGTCAGTCCGGGCAAGATCTCCGCGGCCGACTGGCTCGCCGTGATGTCCGCCGCACACGAACTGGGCATGAAGACCACTGCCACGATGGTCTACGGACTGGGCGAGACCACCGCCCAGCGCGTCGAGCACCTTATCGCCCTACGCGACCTGCAGGACCGCACCGGCGGTTTCACGGCGTTCATCCCCTGGAGCTTTCAGCCCCACGCCACACGCCTGCCCCTTCCGGCGCCGACGGCGGTAGATTACCTCAGGATCGTCGCCCTGGCGCGGCTGGTGCTGGACAACATCCCGCACCTCCAGGCCGGAACGCTGACCGAGGGGCCGGAGGTGGCCCAGTTGGCGCTGTCGTACGGGGCAGACGATTTCGGCGGCGTGCTGATGGAGGAGCGAGTCATTGCCGCCACGGGAGCCGGTTACCATGTCTCGGTGGAAGACATTGCGGCCTTGATCGGCGAGACGGGCATGACGCCCGTCCAGCGCACGACGCAATATGAAACCGTCCGGGTCTACTGA
- a CDS encoding menaquinone biosynthesis protein, with the protein MPDHAGQIVFASVPYANAAPLSHFLPQVREGVRVVYGHPSTLAARLVAGEVDVAMLPVAAYFATPHVRMIDGMGICAEGAVWSVLLKCNRSLEEIRTVAPDPASTTSNALAWLLLEEHFGRRVEMIAGAETDAAVVIGDRALCEPPAPRGDLDLGECWHAMTALPFVFAVWAYRADHEDAAALTEIATAALTIGRRNIEHVAALRARALRLPLQRCRQYLTSVIRYDLGPREAQGMEQFRQLLAGRQKVLS; encoded by the coding sequence ATGCCAGATCATGCCGGTCAGATTGTGTTTGCGTCGGTGCCGTACGCCAACGCCGCGCCGCTGTCGCATTTTCTGCCCCAGGTGCGTGAGGGGGTGCGCGTGGTGTACGGTCATCCGTCGACGCTGGCGGCGCGCCTCGTCGCCGGCGAGGTCGACGTGGCGATGCTTCCCGTGGCGGCGTATTTCGCCACGCCGCACGTGCGCATGATCGACGGCATGGGCATCTGCGCCGAGGGGGCGGTCTGGAGCGTCCTGCTCAAGTGCAATCGCTCACTGGAAGAAATCCGCACCGTAGCCCCGGACCCGGCGTCGACCACCTCCAACGCCCTGGCCTGGCTGCTTCTGGAAGAGCATTTCGGCCGGCGCGTCGAGATGATCGCCGGCGCCGAGACGGACGCGGCCGTCGTCATCGGCGACCGCGCCTTGTGCGAACCGCCCGCCCCCCGCGGCGACCTGGACCTGGGCGAATGCTGGCACGCCATGACCGCTCTGCCGTTCGTCTTCGCCGTCTGGGCGTATCGCGCCGATCATGAAGACGCAGCCGCCCTGACAGAGATCGCGACCGCCGCCCTGACCATCGGCCGCCGCAACATCGAGCACGTCGCCGCCCTTCGGGCGCGGGCGCTTCGCCTGCCGCTGCAGCGCTGCCGCCAGTATCTCACCTCCGTCATCCGCTACGACCTGGGTCCGCGCGAGGCGCAGGGCATGGAGCAGTTCCGGCAACTGCTCGCCGGGCGGCAGAAAGTCCTCTCATGA
- a CDS encoding ubiquinone/menaquinone biosynthesis methyltransferase produces MSQAPRDSLLDARENRRMFDRIARRYDRMNALLSLGQDRRWRRRGVQTLAPRAEGRYLDVGCGTGEMAIEIARQAPGACIVGIDPSADMLAEAAAKIHRAGLGGCISFHRGDGLNMPFPDGAFDGLVCAFCIRNMTDRARAFGQMRRVLKRGATAVILELSVPRRRFAAAGHYLYSRWAIPLAGALIARSGGAYRYLVDSILQFPPPGDLQAQMTAGGFAAVRVATLSLGAVVVLWGQAR; encoded by the coding sequence GTGAGCCAGGCCCCGCGAGATTCGCTGCTGGACGCCCGGGAGAACCGCCGGATGTTCGACCGCATCGCCCGGCGCTACGATCGCATGAACGCCTTGCTGTCGCTGGGCCAGGACCGCCGCTGGCGGCGCAGGGGCGTGCAGACTCTCGCCCCGCGCGCCGAGGGACGCTATCTCGACGTCGGCTGCGGAACCGGCGAGATGGCCATCGAGATCGCCCGGCAGGCGCCGGGGGCCTGCATCGTCGGGATCGACCCCTCCGCCGACATGCTGGCGGAGGCCGCTGCCAAGATCCACCGCGCGGGCCTGGGCGGGTGCATCAGCTTCCACAGGGGCGACGGATTGAACATGCCCTTTCCCGACGGCGCCTTTGACGGACTGGTCTGCGCTTTCTGCATCCGCAACATGACCGACCGGGCCAGGGCGTTTGGCCAGATGCGGCGGGTGCTCAAGCGCGGCGCGACGGCCGTCATCCTGGAACTGTCCGTCCCGCGACGCCGATTCGCCGCGGCTGGTCATTATCTCTACAGCCGCTGGGCGATCCCGCTGGCCGGGGCGCTGATCGCCCGAAGCGGCGGGGCGTACCGCTACCTGGTCGATTCGATCCTGCAGTTTCCCCCGCCGGGCGATCTGCAGGCCCAGATGACCGCCGGCGGCTTCGCCGCCGTGCGCGTCGCGACACTGAGCCTCGGCGCAGTCGTCGTGCTCTGGGGACAGGCGCGGTAA